Part of the Cydia fagiglandana chromosome 2, ilCydFagi1.1, whole genome shotgun sequence genome, GAGTGTTATTAGAAATATACTATTTATGCTGTCTATGAGTGTAATGTGCATGTGGGTTCCTTTGCTAAGTCTATACAGTCAGATAATTCATTCAATTACTAAAAACTACACTACAACAACACTAGGATAGTAaactgaaactaaataaaaagtgACCTCCAGTGGCTAATGCCGTAGTGGAAATGGTACACTACAAAAAAACGAAGAATACGGCTTTTGCTGAACCAaagatttcctttagcaggattgaTCTTTGGATCCCTAAGATAGGTTTACGAAGTGGATCCACCTGAATTTTTCATGCaggtgggggagggggggtttTAGCCTTAACAAAGTCTGAGGTTAATAACTGCGTAGGGTTTAGGTATACaagtcaagtttggtatcattttcgatTAAATCAAATGTCTAAATGTCAGTTCTGAAATAATATTTAGGTCAATagatagtaaaaataaaaaataaaaataaatctatgtaattttttacgtgatacaaaatatgtttttctaactccataaacaactagcaattgaatgctcctactctcgttgaaatcagacaattttattttttatttttttattttttttcgtcatattttttgtacttttaaaggatattatgatattaaaacagctttaaaatgtaaagtgaactaaattacttttcaaagtagcgtaaatcacaagtcattaaacattttctgtgatttatgctactttgaaaagtaatttagttcactttacattttaaagctgtatatataaatgcaagtgtcctgactgactgactgactgattcatcaacgcagagccgaaactacaaaagccagaaagttgaaatttgcacaccagattacatttataaagtgtacaagagataagaagcgattttgagaaattcaacccctaagggggttaaaaaggggatgaaagtttgtatggggttaaagttttcttttaagctaggaatttgaaacttcgtaaaaagatatattattaaaatacaagaaaactaatttcagcgtttttgaaaattcatcccttaaagtggtgaaaaaggggttgaaagtttgtatggatatcaaaatttttttcgagtgcgggacttgaatctttgtatttagggatattattagaagacaggaaaagtgatttcagcgttttgtaaaattcatcccctaacagggttaaaaaggggttgaaaatttgaatccattacaaatgccttgaaacttcttagaaaggcataatagccgattacaaaaaaaagtgattgcaatatttttggaaattcaatccctaagggggttaaaaaggggatgaaagtttgtcttcgggtgcaaattatattttaagcTAGCAACTTGAAACTTGGTCAAAAAGTATTAAATTCaagtacaagaaaactaatttcagatttttagaaaattcatcccccaaggtggtgaaaaaggggttgaaaatttgtatggatatcaaaaattttttttgagcgcgggacttgaatctttgtatttggggatattattagaaggaaataaaagtgatttcagcgttttgtaaaattcatcccctaacagggttaaaaaggggatgaaagtttgcatgggtttaaagttttcttttaagctaggaacttgaaactttgtaaaaaagtattaaattcaaatacaagaaaactaatttcagcgttttagaaaattcttcccccaaggtggtgaaaaatgggttgaaagtttgtatggatatcaaaatgtttttcgagcgcgggactttaaagggccccactgattaacagtccgccggacggtatcggcctgtcagttagaacaaaattttgacagttccgaacaactgacaggccgataccgtccggcggactgttaatcagtgggcccctttagggctattattagaagacaggaaaagtaatttcagcgttttgtaaaattcattccttaacagggttaaaaaggggttgaatgtttgaatccattacaaatgctttgaaacttcttaaaaaggcataatagccgattacaaaaaaaaagtaattgcaacgtttttggaattttaacccctaagggggttaaaaaggggatgaaagttcgtcttcgggtgcaaatttaattttaagcttggaacttgaaactttgtaaaaaggtattaaattaaaatacaagaaaactaatttcagcgttttagaaaattcatcccctaaggtggtgagaaaggggttgaaagtttgtatgaagatcagatattttgtgagtgtggaacttgaatctttgtataagggcatacctattattagaatataagaaaagtaatttcagcaaccaacatcaaaatccacttgacttaaaacttcatacaacttgctaaaaaagaaaagtaatttcaacattgcttggatatgaaaattataggtactaaagatttaaaatgttgaagataacattccacgcggacgaagtcgcgggcaacagctagttgtaatatgaattttaaataatacgcAATTCTATTTAGGTATGTAGTTATATACCACATTGCCTCGCAATCGCACTGATTGGTCTTTGCAGTGCCGCAAAGAATAAGGCTTTACAGAATAAGAATATCCCCCCCACAAGAGATGCTCTTAAAATGCATACACTTAGGGCAGCCTACCAAGCAGGTTATATATGGGGACAAGCTTTTGACTCACCCGACATTCCCTCCCCATCAAACTGGGGATGGACTGAAAAGGAAGCCGGACCCGGGTACCCGGTATATGTACCATGCACACTCCTATGCAAGACCTGTAATGGCAACTGCGATAATTCCAGGTATATTTATGTTCGAATAACTTTCGCTTTTAGTTTGCTTGCTTGTTTGTTTCTACTTTTTTGGCTAatcattgttttatattttttatagtgtAATGGACCGCGAAGCACTCATCGAAGATGATTAGAATTGGATCCAGAGGTATTGGAGGACGAGGGCTAGGAATCATTgtgccattttttattttattttttgtgttagattttttttaaataaatactgtaatgtttacttttttattttattttacgtagTTTAACATCTTTATCGTGCAAATATGAGTCCTAAAATGAATTTGGCATCCTTAAGTCATACGAATATGGTACCAAACTTGGAATAGTAGCATAATTAATGCCTCTATAAAGATTGAGACCCTATTTTCCTCCAGAGCAGAAGCTGCAAAAACCTCAAAAAACTAACATCAAAAATcgcggtggctccacttcttaaatccatccttagGCCTTAAGGACCAATCCTACCAAAGGAAATCTTTGGTTCAGCAATAGCCGTATAATTTACCGTACAGATGCAACTACCGGATTCGAGGAGgccaattgaaattaaatggcTCGCGCAATTaaatgtacggacaagtacgagcgagataACTGTAATTTCATACCCTGCTTGAGGAGCAGACTataataaattatgtatataCCATAGCACAGATTTAGTAAAGTAAGTAGACTAAATCAGGaagtaaaaacaataaaataataaatatcacaAACTATACAAGTTTTAATCAGATTTTTCAGATCTTTTACATATGTAAGTGTCATGTACAGTTATTGTCAGATGTAcgcaaataaatacatttttattttaagtactggttaaaaataaattgagGTAATCATACAAATACTTTAGGTAACCACATTTACCATATATGACTAGATCTGACATATGTTAACAAGATTGTGAGCTGTCAGGATTATTTCCAACAGTTAACAAGTTACACCAATATGTAGTAATAGTTAATTATCGTGTTGTATTGCCGGCTCGGGGTAACAATTAGAAATAACCTTGTTtctctaataaataaaaaatatactgtgcATTCTTATCTAGATTTTCTACTTAAGTATAATAAAGATGAAATTGTTGCCTGGTTTTTTCCTACTTCTTTCCAAGCTCCTTATTTCTCAGCGTAGATGCCTGTACAGCATTGATCAAAGTGGCCCTGAAAATAAATTAACATGTTTGAACAAATTGTTAATGGAATAGATAAACGGGGTATGATTTACTTATACTCTAAATGCGAAAATGGACTTTATTATGTATACACAAAGCACATAAATTCGCAATATTCTATGCAATCAGAGATACAAATCAGGCAGATATAAGTACAGTGTGTAATTAGGTATACAGATCGAATCTCACGTATGAAGGCAATACTTTAGAGTAAATTTTTAATAAGTTTTAATAGTtgtatgttttaattttaactaaattcaTCATGAGAGACTAAAGATctcttataaaattattatataattatagactactactactactagataTATAACACATAGTAGTAGAGCTTGGTCAAGTTGTTTCTTTATAAAGCGAGGCATAGACTGGCAAGTACTTGTAGGTAAATTACCTTACATTGCCGACTACTAAGGTAAACTGCATTTAAAAGTTTggccaaataccgcaatgtaatgaaaattgcatgcaagttctttgTTCGTTAAATTGCTCGTACCGCGTAGCTCGCACTGGCATAGaatttgttaaaaaatatatacccaCATTATCATGATAAATATCGTCacgtgacaagcaaaagtcactaattactaaaaaaaatttagaCCAAAATCcaccttcttttagtactaatatggttcactatggccatgaacttgtggtggtacttagtgacttttgcttgtcgcCGACGATATATTAAGTGTTaacatatgaaaaaaaatacaataccttATTTTCCCTTCCTCAAGCGCAGTAACTCCACAGATAGTGGAGCCTCCGGGAGAGCAGACTTCATCCTTCAGCAGTCCCGGGTGTTTCCCAGACTGCAAGACCATTTTGCCGCTGCCAGCCACCATTTGGGCGGCAAAACGCAATGCTAGCGCGCGAGGAACGCCCTGCTTCACTGCGCCGTCCGCTAGAGCTTCGATTATTATGTATACCtggaaaaatagaaataaacatatttaataaatgaataaattccTGCTGCTGTCCAGAGCAGAAAACGCGTAATTGAGCATCGCGTAGCATTAGACGATTTTCACATTGGGAGCGGAGCGTGACATCGCTATATATGTATTGTAGCTTTGTACAGTCATACATAGTGCCACAGTGTGAAAAGTAACAGTGGTCCGACGGCTTTTGACGTATATAGCTACTAACAATGTGATGACAGCGATGTAGGCAGCTTGGGTGTGCGCGACTCCCCCTGGCACGTAAAATTTTTCAAAACAGCATTTATACCTAGATAATCAAAGTCCCATACTTtgagtgctcgagtggagaccacggactagcaatcgcagcgtaggacgtccacccacaagatggacagacgaccttttaaggtcgccggaagacgctggatgcgggtcgcttccaaccggcacatatggagatccaagggggaggcctatgttcagcagtggacgtcttatggctgagatgatgatgatgatgatgatgaatcaaagtcccaTTCCGAGTTACAcatggttaataataatttatgtgGCAACAAGACTATTAACTTACAAAAGCAGGTCCACAGCCAATTAACGAGCCCAAAGAATCCATCAGAGACTCTGGCACCCTCTCACACATGCCACAATTGCTGAGCAGCCTCTCCACCAGACTACACTGTTCTTCCGTCACGCTGTCATCCGGTGTGTACAAGCAGGCTCCTTCTCCCACTGTCATTGGAGTGTTGGGCATTATTCGTATTATGCTCACATCTTTGGAGATTTGCTTTAAGACCTGAAAGATGTGAACAATGAATATAAAGCAATTTGTAAATTATTAAGTAAAATTATGATTATAACCAGTTTAAAAAAAGAGTCCACAGATTAATATGTATTAGcattccattttttttattaatataactaAATATTACCCAAAACAAATGAAGCCTGACCAGTAAGATATGATCATTATCTAGAGGGtgctgttattctcatgtacagttcagtatagtatgaaaaaaatgaaattcCGGAACATGGCCcgtgatcatatattcctggtcaAGCTTTTGATGCAAAACACACCACAAATTAGAAATTTCATGCTTGCTCAATTTGTCTATCCTTGTCCAAtgcttataatagttataatatatgtaggtacagtcaaggtcATAAATTGTATACCTACACTTTTTCCCTTTTTTGTGATAAGAAGGTTGAGGATTGTGGACATAGTTATGACTTATTTCTATAGCATGCCAGTTAGCTTATTCAACTTATAATCTGAGCTATTGTTAGCTCTTAGCTTTGAGAGTGGCAAagattataatttttaagtatgtatatagtcaggatttttttaatcactaattaatgataattatgtaaacaatatatatacacacAAACCTTTTGCAAATCACCAATAGTTATCCCGGCCAACATTGAAACAAAAAGCACCTTTTTACAGGACAGAGTTGTAGTTAATGTTTGGAGACAGTCATTGACAGCGGCTTCAAGCATGCCTGGCTTAACACCCAAAAATATGACATCACATTTACAGAATACTTCACCatttttgtttgtaatattgGCACCTAGGTCACTCCAGTGCTTCAGGTTATTCAAGCGAGGTCCTGATACCCATATCTTGGATGGTGACTGtgtttctataaaaaaaatacaataacatcTTTTAAACATTGCCTCATCACAATTAACACATTTGGTTTAAAATTGTAAGCAACAACCTGACAAAGAGTGGTTTTCTCttaacacaataaaattatcttaaaCACTTAAAAAGAGGCACCAGCGCAGCTATTATAAACATTttagttactaagtaaaaataatttttatttattatttagctaAGGCCAGAATAGTTTcaagacatattttaaataaaataggttTATTTGAACAGAACTTACCAGTTTTCAAAATGCCTTTCACTATAGCAGTGGACATATTGCCACCACCAATAAATCCAAGGTTGAACGACATCCTCGAGGATTAATCTGTAACATGAATAATAGTTACTTTCCGGAACTAGAAGATGCCAAGTTTTAATGACATGTGCTTATTAACATTGGCCTCGAACATGAAATATAAGCAAACATTTAGTCTATTTAAAGTAATGAAACGGGATAAAAAGAATACCaagtaattaaatttaataaactcaTGCCCAGCTTACCGCAAATACCGCAATATTTTAGTCAAAAGTTAGTCTAGAGAGTTTTCTAAATAATAAGTTTCAAAAGTGTATCTTGCGAGTTAACTATATCTGGTAAAATGTTTTTGCATAAAATTCAAAATTGTTCCACTCTCATCTGTAAGAAATGTATAGCgagtaacaaattaaattaaatagccACCTACactatttaattacattttccAATTTACCAAATTACGACTACTAGTACTACCTGCTTGACAGTAAATTGTTAACTGTCAAGTGTATAAGTGTCACAATAATAATATACCGCCATCTATTTAATTGTACACCGTGATGAGGTCGTGAAAATATGAATATCATAATCAAAATCATAATATCTTGCATAATTTTGTAACACTAATTAATGTATAGACTTCCGTAACGTATTTATATAACGTAACGTATATAGTTAGAGCGAGATAGAGAGATATTTTGACCGCATCAAGGTCGCGGTCCGGTACGATAGTCTATTATGGCTTTAAGGCTTCCAGGCCTTGCAACAAATGCGAGGAGAAGAATGCTTGAGGATTTGTGAGATGATTGTTGAAAAACGGCCTTCGACAGTTTGAAAAGTAGGTACTATAATTGTAAAACATATAGTAGTATGTTTGTATCGcaatattatattctttgatcgcaatgtttttgttatatgttatattgtttatacatatttaaatttacagttgctaacacactatcgcaccgcaccaaggtcattgtgggacgcacccataagtaaaagggagaaagcgatatctctttctccctcttacttatgggtgcgtcccacaatgaccttggtgcggtgcgatagtgtgttagcaacttacTTGTAGTTCCGCAGTGACTTGGTGTATACTGTCAAGCTGTGTAACttatttgaataataaaataaaatgattgaaCGTTTCCGTTTTACGGCCTTTTTCAATAGCCATTAAAATCGCAGGCTATTTGTTgataatgccggctacatacgtaacgataaatcgttgcgataaaactgtgcagtccgaactgcgcagttttttctgccgtgtgtatgacaaatcgttacgataatcgacaacgatttgtcatacacacggcagataaaactgcgccgttcggactgcacagttttatcgctacgatttatcgttacgtgtgtagccggggtaatACTAAACTAAATATTCCTTCTTAAGGcaccagtacacaatgggccattgccggccactccaagggacgcagccatgcggtagaatgagatagcaatatcacttgctccctctaacgcataaatgcgtcccttggaatggccggcgatggcccattgtgtactggggcctttactGACACCTTTACGACTGTACGTGTACGGCCGTGCATTATTACGGTCGtacattaagtttttttttaaatgtttttttttagctcGATGGTGTTGCCATTATAACTAAAATCATGTCAAAatgaattataaataaaatatataatattctATTATAAATAACTTAGAATATCTTATATTAGATTACGTATTATTTTTCACTTTGAATTGGCAGTATTAATATTCATTTACGTTATGAAGCTTCTCAATCGCATTTTTCATCCATTACCACATTTTAGCAAATCACATCGTCATCAAATCTGAGTTAAAAACTGTCACTGGCAACATTGATAGTTTGTGGCTTCGTTTTCCAGGGTGAGGTGCGAGAATATTTTTATGGATTATTTTGATATCGTTATCAAACGAAAATGCTGAAATAATATCGAAATTGATAAGTGCTCAAATATGTGTCGTGAAAGTGATTTAACATTACATAGTTCGTTTGAAGTGTAGTGATCAACATGTTTCGATGTATACCTTTGTTCAAATGTAATCGCCAAGTGGAATGTGTAGACAAGCGGCACTGCTCGTTGCCAACAGTACCCGAAGATATTTTGCGGTATTCCAGGAGTTTAGAGGAACTTTTTTTGGATGCGAATCACATAAGGGATTTACCGAAGGTTTGTTTTCTGTAACCTAAAATATTAGATCGTGGGCGTTCACCTTATCACTGAACTGTAAATAATATAACGACTACAACTTACTGTTGCTTGTTTTACTACGATTTGTACAGAAAGCCGTGGTATTTTCTTGCATTATACTCATAAAAGCTTGTCAAATAGGTATTATGTGATTTGATATACAGTTTTATACTTATTCCCCTGGTAATTTTCACTTGGTAAACAAACCaggaattattttattctgcgCAACAGCTGTTTTGcataattaaacaaattaagcTACTCAATcgattattatatttgttaATAACGTTTTTTAAACAATTCCATAATCTTAAAAATAACCCTGAGTATACTATACATAACATATCTAAGCCCTAAGGTTTAGTACATCAGGCATATAAATTTACTAGATTACTTTGTGGAAATTTGAGATGTAGAGAATGTTGATCTAAACATCCAGGCAAGAAAGTTAAGTTAAAATACAGTACCTACTGTGGTATTTCTTTGAAGCACCTTGGTGTTGGAttctgttataaatttatttgaatACCTGCTATTTAATTTGTAATCTGTTAGCAGAGGTTTTTGAAGTAAAATTCGGAATATATGAGATAATATTGACAACCATAAAagtaatgaaatgaaaaataagaataatggCTGACATTAGGACGGGTGACCTGATCGaaatctcattttaaaacttgcTGCTGTTTACTAAGTCACATTAAAAATGCTTTAGGATGTGATAAGGATGCAACCAAGTTTGTGATATGATGAGGAGGTGGATATGTTTAAGGGTAAATCAACTTTTACTCATTAGGTTTTtctatgcatattttttttttttttttttttattatgaatgggcttactcatggccacagactagccgaggcgtagacgtggcctacgatggagcgagctcgcccagaaggtgcctgttcactcttgatttgaaggttgccgggttataagaacacggaaatatagacgccggcagggaattccattccttggcagttcgcataaggaaagtagaagcaaagcgcttcgtgcgaattggtggaatatctaccatgtaaggatggaaaccggccgtgcgtctaaaagtccgatggtagaatggggacggtggtataagctcgtgtagctcttgggcacactccccgaagtgcagcctgtagaataccgacaggctggcgactttccgccgatgggccaaagactgaagcttagccgttagcttcttgtcgccaatcatcctcctggctctgcgctccactgagtccaaagcggcgagttggtatttagctgagccatcccacaggtggctgcaatactccatacacgaccggacttgagctttgtaaagtgttagaagctgctTCAATCATACACATGCTCATATTCATGCTTCATCATGCTTGAATCATATTGCTTCTTTGATAAATGTTTGTCCGATATATGTTATTTGACCAATCATGTTTCAAAAACTGTAAATTTTTCTAAATGCTGTAAAGAGACATTGGGTTAGGTAGCTTACAGTAACCCTTCTAAAAATCTAGtgatttttgataaaaaaaaatagtttaatgaTACATTGGATATTTAAAAGTTGTAATAGGTAACCTTTCTATTGTAACAGTAGATAGTGCTTTAGGATGTGATAAGGATGCAACCAAGTTTGTGATAAGATGAGGAGGTGGATATGTTTAAGGGTAAATCAACTTTTACTCGTTAGGTTTTTCTATGCATATCATATTGCTTCTTCGAAAAATGTTTGTCCGATATGTCATTTGACCAATCATGTTTCAAAAACTGTAAATTTTTCTAAATGCTGTAAAAAGACATTGGGTTAGGTAGTTTACAGTAACCCttctaaaaatgtaatattttttgataaaaaaaaattagtttaatgcaTTGGATATTTCAAAGTTGTAATAGGTAACCTTTCTATTGTAACAGTAGATTCCTCTGGGTTACTATTTAAATCTTTAAAATGGTTTTTCTAACAAATTCTTAAATTTAACCATTGGTAAAACTGATATTTGATATGAAAATATATTCCATAGTAGTATTTATAAACAGGTGTTCTAGACCTAATTCTCATATAGCAGGCAATTTGAGTTGTTATTGTCATAATGAGGAAATATATTATGTGCCTATACTTGTATTGTCAACCTGAAACAACAAGTTAACCATATGTTTATTGCAACAATGCTGTACAGAGACATATTTCTTTAAACTAATGTGCTACTTTAGTTTAATTACAACACAATTGAACTAGATTTAAAGTACATATTATCCATATGTGTGTTAATGACTACCATATTTTGTTACAGAATTTCTTCAGACTCCACCGGCTAAGAAGATTAGGGCTTAGTGACAATGAAATACATAAACTCCCACCAGACATACAGAACTTTGAGAACTTAGTGGAACTAGACGTCTCCAGAAATGGTGAGtactaataattaatgttatgCTACAAACTTCATTGGACAGCTTAGCATTAGCACTTAGTCATTATTTAAGAATGTGAAAAGGAAACTATTTATTTCAGTAAACTATTAGCTCTAATActttgttatatttatatgaatGAGTGTAATGTAAGTTGTTAAAAGACATAAATTTTAATGAATGAAGTTAACTTCTAGCTTAAATTATAGCTTGATAGCACTGAATAACAGAACATG contains:
- the LOC134675499 gene encoding pyrroline-5-carboxylate reductase 3, producing the protein MSFNLGFIGGGNMSTAIVKGILKTETQSPSKIWVSGPRLNNLKHWSDLGANITNKNGEVFCKCDVIFLGVKPGMLEAAVNDCLQTLTTTLSCKKVLFVSMLAGITIGDLQKVLKQISKDVSIIRIMPNTPMTVGEGACLYTPDDSVTEEQCSLVERLLSNCGMCERVPESLMDSLGSLIGCGPAFVYIIIEALADGAVKQGVPRALALRFAAQMVAGSGKMVLQSGKHPGLLKDEVCSPGGSTICGVTALEEGKIRATLINAVQASTLRNKELGKK